ACAATGAGCGCTGGCCCGCCTCCTCGCTCTATATGCTGTCGATCGTCGATCAGGATTTAGCCCGCAAGGTTGTTGGCGACAGTAAACTACGCGTCCGGTTGGCCGTGACAAAAAGCGACGATCAGGACAGCCCCGAGCGCTTTGAAATTGCCGATGCGGTGCTGGAAGATGGCACCCACGTGCCGCCCCATCATTTACGACTTAAATTGAACACATTATCCGCTAACGGTTCTGGCGCGACCCATTATTGGATCGATAGTGGGAGTGTATTTAAAAAATGAAACGATTAACGCCTAAACAACTTTCCACCCGACTTCACGGCCAGCTACAGGCCGTTACAGAAGGTGTTGAACAAGCCATCGACTGGGTTGAAAGCACGCGACAGAACGCCCCGCGTCTGGATATTGAAGCCGACCGTCTGATCGTCAAATTGCGCCGTAATTACAATAAAGCGCAGCATCTGTCCAATGTCGCGCAGAAAGAGATTGCCATTGGCTTTTTTGGCCTGTCTCAGGCGGGGAAAAACTATCTGATCGCGTCACTGGCTGGGGGAGAAAACGGCAAGCTGGAAACCTCGTTTGAAGGGCAACAGCTGGATTATATTGATCATATTAACCCGTCTGACCGGGCGGCAGCGCTCGTTACGCGCTTTAGCCGACAGTCTGGCGTGAAGAACAAATCGTTTCCCGTTCAGTTACAACTCCTCAGCGAGTTGGACATCGGCAAGATCATGGCCAACGCGTTTTTGAACGATCTCAATCAAGAGACAACGTTCGAAGAATTAGATGAACGCCATATCGCCGAGCACATTAAAACGCTGTTGATGCACCGCCAGCCAGAACCCGTCGAAGGGATGAGCCGCGACGAGGTGGTCGAACTCTGGGATTATCTCGCGCGTCACGATGTCAAACGGCAGAAACAGCTGGAGGCACACTTCTGGCCAGTTGCAATCGAATTAGCCCCCTTTCTTACCATTGATGACCGTGCCCAACTCTTTTCCGTGTTGTGGGGTGAATTGAATTCGTTGACCACTGCATATCGCCATTTCAGCCACACGCTGCAACATCTGTCCGGTACAAGTAAGCTGTTAGCCCCGTTACGAACGCTGATAGATGATGATTTGAATCCAGCGGACAGTCTGATCGACGGTTCCGCACTGGAGCGTCTGCACAGCGCCGACGATCCCGGCGTGTTGGTGCGCCCGGTTCAGAATGGTCGTGCAGGGAAAACAACCGAGCTCTCGCTGGCTGAATTAACGATGCTGACCGCAGAGTTGCTTGTCCCGCTGCACTTGCCTCCCAAAGAAGCGTTGTTCGAGCAGGTCGATGTGTTGGATTTTCCCGGCTTTGGTGAAATCCGCGAAACGCGGGACGAACCACCAGCAAAACGCCAACCTATACCGTATCCGCTGGCTCACACGTTATTGCGTGCAAAACGCGCCTATCTACTAGAGCGCTATACCGATAATCAGGAAATGAACGTACTGATGGTATGCAGCGCCGCTGGCGATCGTGGCAATGTTAAAGTGGTCGGTAAGGCGTTGGATCACTGGGTTAAACAAACGCAGGGCGAAAACGCGCAGGTTCGTAGCCACCGTAAACCGGGACTGATTTGGGCGGTCACTCGCCACGATCGTCGTATTACGCACGGGCAAAACTACGATGCTGCGGTACAGCGCTATGTGGGTAACCCAGGCGATGTCTGGGGAACGATGCTGGCGATGGATAAGCGCGGTGTGGCGCGTATGGCAACGTGGTTAGGTGCTGAAGTCCACCGGGAAGTGAAACTCGGGCGCATAGGTGAACAGCTCAACGAACTTCAGCGTGAACTCAGCGATAACCTGCTGGGGAACTGGTATCTGCCCGTTGATGTTGACGATCCCGCGGAAAAACAGCGCGTCGCAGAAACCTTGCTTAAATCGCTCCAGACCCGCACTGGCGTACACGGCGAGTTGCTAGAACGTCTTTTACCTTCACGTGATGAGCTACGCCGTCTGTATCTGCAACAGCAGGGCGCAAGCTATGGCAGTTTTCTCACCGATGCCGAAGACCCTTCAGCCCCCTTGATCAATAGCGATCCGTTTGGTGTTGGGATCGAGATCGATCTGTTTGCCGATGAGCCGATCGCGCTTGACCAACCTGCTGCGCCCGCCATTACCGTCGATTATGGCTATGAGGCGGACTATGCACACGGCGTTTATCGTTACTGGATTAACTACCTGCGTGGTCTGCCGGAAAATGCCCCGCTCCTTGAACTACTGAATGTGCCGAAATCAACAATTGAAATGCTAGTCGAAGAATTGATTACCGGCAGCATTCGCTTGCGGATCGAAGAAGCATTGGTCGATATGTTGGTCGATGGTGAATCGTTGGGCATCAACCGCGAGAATAAAGCTGACCGTCAGGTTTCGCGCGTGCTCACTATTCTCGGGGACTTTGTCGCCTGGCTTGGCTTCCAGCAGCTTGATGAATCCCTGCGCCCTGCCAGCCGGATTAATCGCGGCCATAAAATTTTCGCCAAGCCGGAAAAACAGGCGGTCAGCTTTGGCGCTTCACAGCGCCTCACCAAGCTGTCGCTAACGCCCACCAACAATACGGCGTTTTATATCTATGACTGGCTAGTTGGCCTGAATGAGATGATTATCCAGAATGCAGGCTATTCCGCCGCACGAGAAGTCAGTGCTGAACAACGCGAACAGTTGGGCACGATTCTGGCGTTAATTAAGCCCGAAGAGAAATAATTTCCAGGCTATCGCTATTGATGTAGGAAACATGACGTGACGTTGTCACCATTATTCATGTCATGTTTCCTTTCTCTGCCACATCCGCCCTCCTATGTGTTTATCGCTCCCTTGTTATCCCTAAAATCTTATTTGACGAATGGTGGATTCAATCTATACCTAAGTCGATGACTTTCAATTAATAAGCGTTGATGTTCCCCTATCTGTTAGCCATTTCCACTGCGTGGGAGTGGATGACCTTAACAGGAGTGGTTATGACGATAAAGTGGGTAAACGACGCGTGCGATGCCATAGCCTTTGCAACACGGCATCGCACACTAACCGCGGTGGTTATCGGATTGCGCGTTTTAAAATGCGATTAGCGCTACTCAGGAAATCATCGGCGACTTTATTCACCTCACCATTGCCGTAGTCCAGTTTTTGCAGACTTGTGGTCCACAGCTGTACCAACTCCTGATTTTCCATAAACGGTGAAACGGGCACCTTAGATGCAGGTTGCTCCTCGGCGGCACGATAAGCATTTGCTAACAGGTTACTGGCGTTGATCACACCAATATCTTCCAGCAGTTTTTGTGCTTTCAGGTTAGCAGGTATCCCGTTTTGCAACCCAACCGCCTTCACGCCCTCTGGGTTGCTCAGCATAAAACTCATCAACATCGCCGCTTCCTTCGGATGTTTACTGTTCTTACTGATTGCAAACAGTGAAGACGGCTTGCTTGTGAGCCCGGAATCTTTAGCATCCGGCATCGTGATAAATGGCCCGGTTTCTAAGACAGTCTCTTTCGGCATATTGCTGGAATAGGTATAGATGGCTGAATCCCACAGATACATACCGGCTAATTCGCCGTTAATCCACGGACGAATTTCATAAACGTTAGTACGCCCGAACGAGGAAAAATAGCGCTGATCGGGTATCACATGGGAATCAACCAGCTTCTTATAAAAGCTGAAGAGTTCCCTGACCTGATCGCGGCTATAGGCGATGCTTTGCTTCTTCTCATCAATGAGATCAATACCGTATTTCTGTGCCATGTAGCTACGGCCAAGTGTGAGAATATCCAGCACATCGCTTGCCCCCTGGGCAACGCCGAGTGGATAATAGTTGTCACCCAGTTTTTGTTTAAACACCGGGCCTGCGGCAAACAGTTCATCCCAGGTTTTCGGGTAAGCGACACCCGCATTATCCCAAATGGTTTTGTTGTAAATCATGCTGCGGGACGTCATCGAAATCGGGAGACCTTGCAGCTTCCCTTTCACGTCTGACGTTTTCAGATAGTTAGGCGGAAAATCTCCCAGCCCTAAAATATCCTTCTGCTTATTCAAATCATAAAAGCCGTCGCCGTTGCGGGAAAACTGTGGCAACCAGTTCCAGTCAATACGCATAACATCTGGTTCTTGCCCCCCAGCCATCTGCGTTGATAGTCGGGAAAGATAACCATCCCAGCCAGCATACTCTGCTTTGACGGTAATCGTCGGGTTGGCTTTTTGAAACGCGTTAATCGCCGCTAGTGTGGCTTCGTGCCGTTGATTTCCCCCCCACCAAGAGATGCGAATCTCCGTGGCGTCAGCAGAGTGAGAGAAAGCAGCCCCAACGGGAAGAGCAGCACAGAGTAAGAGCAGGTGAGGTAATGTGTTCCGTGTTTTCGCCATAATAAAACCCTTATAATAGTATTTGGAGGTTTCCACCCTTCCCCTCGTTACAGGCAGACGGGTACTACGGATGCGGACGCGCTTACTGCCAAAATAGCAGGTACTTTGATTAATTCCCTCTTTTCAGGTTAACGGCCAGTTCGCTTATTTTCACTGGCAGTTCGGTGCGTAGCGATCGATTGGCGGCAATACCGGTTAAAATAGACATCGCCCCATCACGATAATCTGCTGCACGATGTAATGGATCAGGTTCCGGTATACCAAACAGATCGTTTAACATGACCTGATCGCCACCGCCGTGCCCACCCGATTTAAATTCAACTGGCACGACATAAGGCATGTCAAACATCGGATAGACCTTTATTTCACATTCATCCAGCGCACCTTCATCCTCTTTTTTTCCGCCTCCGTTTACATAAGATTTTTCTACCAGTTTCATTTCTAACCGGCCCTTGCTGCCATTAAACACCACATTCAACCCTTCCCAGGGTAAATAGGCGTTTAATGAGTACGTCATAATGGCTTTGTTCTTATAACGCACCATGACACCCAGCACATCTTCAATATTAATACCGTCATCGAACACGCTTTTATCGCGGTAATAACCATCTTCATGTTCGGCATCTAAATATAAAGCGGTCAATTGTTCGCTTTGATTCATATGCAGTGCAAACGGGTCATTCTCTGCTGCAACGCTATTATGTGAACGTGCATAGAATGCAGTAACACCACGCGCTTCGGCATTCGCCTTACCATAAAAACGCAAATCACCTTGCGCGTAGACCGTTTCTGGCTCGCTGTTCAGCCAGAAATTCACCAGGTCGAAATGGTGGGTGGATTTGTGCACCAACAGCCCGCCGCTATTGCGTTTGTCACGGTGCCAACGACGGAAGTAATCTGCCCCATGTTCGGTATTCAACAACCACTCAAAATGGACGGAATAGACGTCACCAATGACGCCTGCGGCAATTAATTCACGGACTTTGCTGTGATGAGGGGCATAGCGGTAATTAAAGGTCACGCGTAATTTACGGCCGGTGCGGTTAATCGCATCGATAATCGCCTGACATTTTTCTTCGTCGATCGTCATCGGTTTTTCGCTGATAACATCGCACCCTAATTCCATTGCCCGAATAATATAGTGATGGTGCGTCCGATCTATCGATGCCACAATAACAATATCTGGTGTGGTTTCTGCGATCATCTGCTCAAATTGGTCGGCATGATACGTTGCCACATTATCGTGCCCAAATTTATGGACAATCTGGTTGGCGTAATCCATCCGCGTCTGGTTGGTATCGCAAAATGCAACAAAGTGCCCTTGATCCTGATAATCTCTGGCGATCGATTCCAGGTAAAGCCCCGCTCGGCCACCGGTTCCCACTACAGCATATTTCTTTTTCATTCTGCGCATATCCTCCAAATAACGTAGATCACATAGCTATTCGTACATAAAACGCCTTCGCCATAAAAAATAGAACATACCCACATCGTTCACCTTCATGTTATTGCCATGCGATAGCGTTATCTGGCAGTAGCATAAAGATTGACATGCTCCATCTCTCATAAATACAAATTGAGCATTTACTATATTACCGTTTGATTTTATTGGTAATGTTAGATGCGATTTATCCCACAGACCTCACACTGAATGTATGATGTTTCTCTTAACGGTTCATGCACCAACGGGATTCCCTCTCAAACAGTGTTCCGTTCTTCTATTTTTGTCTGACTCAGAATGCACCGAGGCGACACAGGTTACGATCGTGATGGCCTTCTCTCTTTTCACCTCACGGCGTGACACCTCTCTCATTTTATTTTCAATCCATCTGGTGATGCAGGATAATCGACGTGCAACTAATGAGAGGTGCAAGAAAGCGACAAGCGCGTAAGGAATCACTATGCAGATTTTTTTCCAGGACATCATGGCAACGCCACTTGGGGAGTTATTGATTATTGC
The window above is part of the Pectobacterium araliae genome. Proteins encoded here:
- a CDS encoding putative virulence factor; this encodes MKRLTPKQLSTRLHGQLQAVTEGVEQAIDWVESTRQNAPRLDIEADRLIVKLRRNYNKAQHLSNVAQKEIAIGFFGLSQAGKNYLIASLAGGENGKLETSFEGQQLDYIDHINPSDRAAALVTRFSRQSGVKNKSFPVQLQLLSELDIGKIMANAFLNDLNQETTFEELDERHIAEHIKTLLMHRQPEPVEGMSRDEVVELWDYLARHDVKRQKQLEAHFWPVAIELAPFLTIDDRAQLFSVLWGELNSLTTAYRHFSHTLQHLSGTSKLLAPLRTLIDDDLNPADSLIDGSALERLHSADDPGVLVRPVQNGRAGKTTELSLAELTMLTAELLVPLHLPPKEALFEQVDVLDFPGFGEIRETRDEPPAKRQPIPYPLAHTLLRAKRAYLLERYTDNQEMNVLMVCSAAGDRGNVKVVGKALDHWVKQTQGENAQVRSHRKPGLIWAVTRHDRRITHGQNYDAAVQRYVGNPGDVWGTMLAMDKRGVARMATWLGAEVHREVKLGRIGEQLNELQRELSDNLLGNWYLPVDVDDPAEKQRVAETLLKSLQTRTGVHGELLERLLPSRDELRRLYLQQQGASYGSFLTDAEDPSAPLINSDPFGVGIEIDLFADEPIALDQPAAPAITVDYGYEADYAHGVYRYWINYLRGLPENAPLLELLNVPKSTIEMLVEELITGSIRLRIEEALVDMLVDGESLGINRENKADRQVSRVLTILGDFVAWLGFQQLDESLRPASRINRGHKIFAKPEKQAVSFGASQRLTKLSLTPTNNTAFYIYDWLVGLNEMIIQNAGYSAAREVSAEQREQLGTILALIKPEEK
- a CDS encoding ABC transporter substrate-binding protein; protein product: MAKTRNTLPHLLLLCAALPVGAAFSHSADATEIRISWWGGNQRHEATLAAINAFQKANPTITVKAEYAGWDGYLSRLSTQMAGGQEPDVMRIDWNWLPQFSRNGDGFYDLNKQKDILGLGDFPPNYLKTSDVKGKLQGLPISMTSRSMIYNKTIWDNAGVAYPKTWDELFAAGPVFKQKLGDNYYPLGVAQGASDVLDILTLGRSYMAQKYGIDLIDEKKQSIAYSRDQVRELFSFYKKLVDSHVIPDQRYFSSFGRTNVYEIRPWINGELAGMYLWDSAIYTYSSNMPKETVLETGPFITMPDAKDSGLTSKPSSLFAISKNSKHPKEAAMLMSFMLSNPEGVKAVGLQNGIPANLKAQKLLEDIGVINASNLLANAYRAAEEQPASKVPVSPFMENQELVQLWTTSLQKLDYGNGEVNKVADDFLSSANRILKRAIR
- a CDS encoding Gfo/Idh/MocA family oxidoreductase, with amino-acid sequence MKKKYAVVGTGGRAGLYLESIARDYQDQGHFVAFCDTNQTRMDYANQIVHKFGHDNVATYHADQFEQMIAETTPDIVIVASIDRTHHHYIIRAMELGCDVISEKPMTIDEEKCQAIIDAINRTGRKLRVTFNYRYAPHHSKVRELIAAGVIGDVYSVHFEWLLNTEHGADYFRRWHRDKRNSGGLLVHKSTHHFDLVNFWLNSEPETVYAQGDLRFYGKANAEARGVTAFYARSHNSVAAENDPFALHMNQSEQLTALYLDAEHEDGYYRDKSVFDDGINIEDVLGVMVRYKNKAIMTYSLNAYLPWEGLNVVFNGSKGRLEMKLVEKSYVNGGGKKEDEGALDECEIKVYPMFDMPYVVPVEFKSGGHGGGDQVMLNDLFGIPEPDPLHRAADYRDGAMSILTGIAANRSLRTELPVKISELAVNLKRGN